The sequence CGCGGGCGACCCACTGGGAGCCGAGCGGGAGCCCGTCGGGGGTCCGGTCGGCGGGCAGGGCGAGCGACGGCCAGCCCGCGTAGCTCCAGGGCATACACATGACGGGGTCGCCCGTGTCGGACAGGCCGTGGGGCGCGGGGCCGGTGGCGGCCGGGCAGATCCAGAGGTCGACCCCGGCCCGGTCGGTCGCCGCGAGCAGGCCGGCGCGGAAGGCGTCGCGCGCCGACAGCGCCTCCTCGTACCGGGTGCGGGAGATCGCGAGCCCCTGGCGGACGGTGGCCGCGGACTGCTCCCGGTAGCGGTCGCCGTGGCGGGGGAACCACTCGGCGTGGCTGCGCGCGGCCTCGTGGCGGTTCACGGCGAACACGTCGTCGGCGGTGCGGGCGAAGTCCGCGAACATCGGCACCCTGCGCACCGCGTACCCGGCCCGCGTGAGGGCCGCCACCTGCCGTTCGAGCGCCGTACGCGCCTGCGCCCCGGCCCGGTCCAGGTAGGGCCCGTCGGGCACGCCGAACACCGGCGGGCGCTGCCCGGCGTCGCGTACCACCGGCTGCCAGCCGTCGCACAGCGCGGCGGCCGCCACCTCCACCGCGGCGGGCGTCACGGCGAAGACCCCGAGGGTGTCGAAGGTCGGCGCGTTGGGGACGACGCCGTCGATCGGTATGCGGGAGACGGTCGGCTTGAACCCGACGACACCGCAGAACGCCGCAGGGCGGATCAGCGACCCGCCCGTCTGCGTGCCGATCGCCAGCGGGACCATGCCGGCCGCGACCGCTGCCGCCGACCCGCTGCTGGAGCCGCCGGGCGTGTGGTCGAGTGCGTGCGGATTGCGGGTGGGCCCCGGTGCGGACATCGCGAACTCGGCCGTCACGGTCTTCCCCGCGACCACGGCCCCGGCCGCGCGGAGCCGGTCCACGACGGACGCCTGCGCGCCCTCGAACACCTCGGCGGGCAGCCGTGACCCGGCGCGCGTCGGCAGCCCGTCCACGCGCACGATGTCCTTGACCGCGACCGGCACACCGAACAGCGGCGGCCGCGCCCCGTCCACCGTCCGGCGCGCGTGCACCGCCGCCAGCTCCTGGTGAACGCGCGCCCGCCGGGCGGCACTTGTCTCCGACCCGGCGACGAACGCGTGAACGGCCCGGTCCCGCAGGTCGATCCGGTCGCCCAGTTCGTCGGCCGTCACCGACGCCGCACCTTCCATGTCGTACGTTCTCAGGTCCACGACGGCCAGCGTGCCAGATGCGCGGAGCGGTGCGCGGGTGGGAGACGCGCGGGGGTGCGCGTACGGGTTCGTCCGGGCGCCGGCCCGGCCCGAACTCGGCCGTCAGGCGCGGGTGCTGCGCAACTCGGCCCACACCCGCTTGCCGCGGCGCAGCGGGGTGGCGCCCCAGGTCTCGGCGAGGGCCGTGACCAGGACGAGGCCGCGGCCGCGCTCGTCCTGGGGGTCGGGGACGCGCAGCACCGGGAGTTCGGGGGAGTGGTCGGTCACGGCGACCCGGACGAGCTGCCCGCTCGGCCGGGTGATCGACACCCGCAACCGCGAACCGGTGGTGTGCCGGGCCGCGTTGGCGACCAGCTCACCGACCACCGCGGCGGTGTCCTCGGCCAGGTCGTCCAGCGCCCACACGCTCAGCACGATCGTGACGAGGTTCCGCGCGGACCGCGCGCTCTGCGGCGCGCAGGGCAGCGTCGCCTCGTAGCCGGGGCGGCCGCGCGGATTGGCGACGGTGGTGACGGTCATCTGGATCTCGATGGGCTGGAGATGTGCGGTGGGGTCGGTGCGGTCGGAGGGATCGGCTAGCTCCTGCCCGCCGTCGGCGCTCCTCGCACCACGGTTAGCCGGAATGCGCGGCAATTCCCACCATTCGGCCGTAGCGAGCGGGCATGGCGCACGCCGGACGCCCGACGTACGTGGCGCCGGCCCGGTCCGCCCGACCCGCTCGGTACGCTCGCCGGGTAGCAGGTAGGCCCGTACCTGGTACGCCCGAACCTCCGTACCCCGTACCCCCGTGCCGGAAGGAACCGTGCAGCCGCCATGCGTGTCGACCGCCTCGACCACCTCGTCCTGACCGTCCGGGACATCGACGCCGCCATCGCCTTCTACGCGGGGGTGCTGGGGATGACCGAGGCGACCTTCCGGGGCGGGCGCAAGGCGCTCACCTTCGGGCACAGCAAGATCAACCTGCACCGGGCGGGCCACGAGTTCGAGCCGAAGGCCGCGCGGCCGACACCGGGCAGCGCCGACCTGTGCCTGGTGGTGGAGCAGCCGCTGGACGAGGTCGTCGCCGAACTCGCCGGG comes from Streptomyces sp. NBC_00448 and encodes:
- a CDS encoding amidase; its protein translation is MDLRTYDMEGAASVTADELGDRIDLRDRAVHAFVAGSETSAARRARVHQELAAVHARRTVDGARPPLFGVPVAVKDIVRVDGLPTRAGSRLPAEVFEGAQASVVDRLRAAGAVVAGKTVTAEFAMSAPGPTRNPHALDHTPGGSSSGSAAAVAAGMVPLAIGTQTGGSLIRPAAFCGVVGFKPTVSRIPIDGVVPNAPTFDTLGVFAVTPAAVEVAAAALCDGWQPVVRDAGQRPPVFGVPDGPYLDRAGAQARTALERQVAALTRAGYAVRRVPMFADFARTADDVFAVNRHEAARSHAEWFPRHGDRYREQSAATVRQGLAISRTRYEEALSARDAFRAGLLAATDRAGVDLWICPAATGPAPHGLSDTGDPVMCMPWSYAGWPSLALPADRTPDGLPLGSQWVARAGADEQLLSWARAVAPLLLPPAQPNARPNAQPTVQPPT
- a CDS encoding ATP-binding protein, encoding MTVTTVANPRGRPGYEATLPCAPQSARSARNLVTIVLSVWALDDLAEDTAAVVGELVANAARHTTGSRLRVSITRPSGQLVRVAVTDHSPELPVLRVPDPQDERGRGLVLVTALAETWGATPLRRGKRVWAELRSTRA
- a CDS encoding VOC family protein; translation: MRVDRLDHLVLTVRDIDAAIAFYAGVLGMTEATFRGGRKALTFGHSKINLHRAGHEFEPKAARPTPGSADLCLVVEQPLDEVVAELAGHGVAVEEGPVERTGATGAITSVYVRDPDGNLVELSTYPS